In Cynocephalus volans isolate mCynVol1 chromosome 16, mCynVol1.pri, whole genome shotgun sequence, the following proteins share a genomic window:
- the DNAI2 gene encoding dynein axonemal intermediate chain 2: protein MEIVYVYVKKRSEFGKPCDFSDRQAELNIDIPPDPELAGQFVERNPVDTGVQCSTSMSEHEVNTERFEMESRGVNHVEGGWPKDVNPLELEQTIRFRKKVEKDENYINTVMQLGLIMEHCIKQNNAIDIYEEYFNDEEEMEVTEEAPSAKTINVFRDPQEIKRTATHLSWHPDGNRKLAVAYSCLDFQRAPVGMSHDSYIWDLENPNKPEITLKPSSPLVTLEYNPKDSHVLLGGCYNGQIACWDTRKGSLVAELSTIEFSHRDPVYGTIWLQSKTGTECFSASTDGQVMWWDIRKISEPTEVVIMDITRKEQLENALGAISLEFESTLPTKFMVGTEQGIVISCNRKAKTPAEKIVCTFSGHHGPIYALQRNPFYPKNFLTVGDWTARIWSEDSRESSIMWTKYHMAYLTDGAWSPVRPSVFFTTKMDGTLDIWDFVFKQCDPALSLKVCDEALFCLRVQDNGCLIACGSQLGTTTLLEVSHGLSTLQRNEKNIASSIFERETRREKILEARHREMRLKEKGKAEGKDDDQRDEELAVNLDQLVGKAEEEFFDIIFTELKKKEADAMKKQPVGPQQGARGSRGTWVLLVASWVTSSKQPSRLGLVPAASGRNRSLPPEESCLQPDGRLLEGRGHAPCLLALSPPLHGRHILTVLVDGMNEGPGGR from the exons ATGGAGATCGTGTATGTGTATGTCAAGAAGCGCAGTGAGTTCGGGAAGCCATGTGACTTCTCCGACCGCCAGGCCGAGCTCAACATCGACATCCCGCCCGACCCCGAGCTGGCTGGGCAGTTCGTGGAGCGGAACCCTGTGGACACTGGTGTCCAGTGCTCGACCAGCATGTCCGAACACGAG GTCAACACAGAGCGATTTGAGATGGAGAGTCGAGGGGTGAACCACGTCGAGGGGGGCTGGCCCAAGGATGTGAACCCCCTGGAGCTGGAGCAGACGATCCGCTTCCGGAAGAAAGTGGAAAAGGACGAGAACTACATCAACACCGTCATGCAGCTCGGCTTG ATCATGGAGCACTGCATCAAGCAGAACAATGCCATTGACATCTACGAGGAGTATTTCAACGATGAAGAAGAGATGGAGGTGACGGAAGAGGCCCCTTCAGCGAAAACCATCAATGTTTTCAG GGATCCCCAGGAAATCAAGCGGACAGCCACGCATCTCTCCTGGCACCCCGATGGCAACAGAAAATTGGCAGTGGCATATTCTTGCTTGGATTTTCAGCGGGCACCTGTGGGCATGAGCCATGACTCATACATCTGGGACCTGG AAAACCCCAACAAGCCTGAAATTACTCTGAAGCCATCTTCTCCACTTGTCACCTTGGAGTATAACCCCAAAGATTCCCACGTGCTCCTGGGGGGCTGCTACAACGGGCAGATAG CCTGCTGGGACACCCGGAAGGGCAGCCTGGTGGCAGAGCTGTCCACCATCGAGTTCAGCCACCGAGACCCCGTGTACGGCACCATCTGGCTGCAGTCAAAGACAGGCACTGAGTGCTTCTCGGCATCCACAGACGGGCAG GTCATGTGGTGGGACATCCGAAAGATAAGCGAGCCCACTGAGGTCGTGATTATGGACATCACCAGAAAGGAGCAGTTGGAAAATGCCCTGGGGGCCATTTCCCTGGAGTTCGAGTCTACTTTG CCAACCAAGTTCATGGTGGGCACCGAGCAGGGCATTGTCATCTCCTGCAACCGCAAGGCCAAGACACCTGCAGAGAAGATAGTGTGTACCTTCTCAGGCCACCATGGCCCCATCTACGCCCTCCAGAGAAACCCCTTCTACCCGAAGAACTTCCTGACTGTGGGCGACTGGACAGCGCGCATCTGGTCTGAAGACAGCCGGGAGTCATCCATCATGTGGACCAA GTACCACATGGCTTACCTCACCGATGGtgcctggagcccagtgaggccaTCAGTTTTCTTCACCACCAAGATGGACGGAACCCTGGACATCTGGGACTTTGTGTTCAAGCAGTGTGACCCCGCCCTCAGCCTGAAG GTGTGTGACGAGGCCCTCTTCTGCCTCCGGGTGCAGGACAATGGCTGTCTCATCGCCTGTGGCTCCCAGCTGGGGACAACCACCCTGCTGGAGGTCTCACATGGGCTGTCCACCCTCCAGAGAAATGAGAAGAACATAGCTTCTTCC ATATTTGAGCGTGAGACCCGGCGGGAGAAGATCCTGGAGGCGAGACACCGAGAGATGCGGCTGAAGGAAAAAGGCAAGGCGGAGGGCAAGGACGACGACCAGAGGGACGAGGAGCTGGCCGTAAACCTGGACCAGCTGGTCGGCAAGGCCGAGGAGGAGTTCTTTGACATCATCTTCACGGAGTTGAAAAAGAAGGAGGCGGACGCCATGAAGAAGCAGCCGGTAGGGCCCCAGCAGGGCGCACGTGGGAGCCGTGGCACCTGGGTTCTGCTTGTGGCCTCCTGGGTGACCTCAAGCAAGCAGCCTTCACGGCTGGGCCTTGTCCCTGCAGCAAGTGGGAGGAACCGCTCCCTTCCTCCTGAGGAATCCTGTCTGCAGCCGGACGGcaggctcctggagggcaggggccaCGCTCCGTGCCTCCTGgcactgtcccctcccctccatgGTAGGCACATCCTGACTGTGCTTGTGGATGGAATGAATGAGGGTCCTGGGGGTAGGTGA
- the LOC134365145 gene encoding large ribosomal subunit protein mL42-like, with the protein MAAAGAVKWVMPKRTILKHLFPIQNGALYCVCHKSTYSSLPDDYNCKVELALTSDGRTIVCYHPSVDIPYEHTKPIPRPDPVHNNEETHDQVLKTRLEEKGEQLKQGPMIEQLSKMFFTTKHRWYPRGQYHRRRMKLNPPKDR; encoded by the coding sequence ATGGCAGCAGCAGGAGCCGTAAAATGGGTGATGCCAAAGAGAACTATCTTGAAACATTTATTTCCAATCCAAAATGGAGCTTTATATTGTGTTTGTCATAAATCTACGTATTCTTCTCTTCCAGATGACTATAATTGTAAAGTAGAGCTTGCTTTGACATCCGATGGCAGGACGATAGTATGCTACCACCCTTCTGTGGACATTCCATATGAACACACAAAACCTATCCCTCGACCAGATCCTGTGCATAATAATGAAGAAACACATGATCAAGTGCTGAAAACCAGATTAGAAGAAAAAGGTGAACAACTTAAGCAAGGACCCATGATAGAACAACTTAGCAAAATGTTCTTTACTACTAAGCACCGTTGGTATCCTCGTGGACAGTATCACAGACGTCGTATGAAACTGAATCCTCCAAAAGACAGATGA